Within Coffea arabica cultivar ET-39 chromosome 4e, Coffea Arabica ET-39 HiFi, whole genome shotgun sequence, the genomic segment AGGTTTTCCTGCTAAGTCAACATGATGACATTGTACGGGAAATAACGCCACATCTATATATAGGGAATTGGGACATTGTAAAACGGATCGGTTTTTCCAACACCAATAAGATCAGTTCCCTTTCATCTACTCTCAAGCTTCCTCTCTTTTACTTTTCCGACTTTTCTTGCATTGTACTCGCTATCCATGTGCAAATAATATATTCCCAAAGTGAACAATATTTACGACGGCCAATGCAAAGAAAAACATAAGGTTTTTTAATGCCTAAAAAATAAGGTTTGGTGATAGAAACATTaagttttttctattttaaggacaaataaatgaaaattctcAAATGAAACAAACCTATTAAACCAAAAATCAATTTGCATCATCTTCATGTTGAGcataaaatgcagcaattgATAAATGCTATCATTAACTTTTTTTGTAATCAATTTGAAAATTCTTTTTGATCTCTTGATAATAGAAAAATGATCTCAGTTATGTACATACATTAATAAAATCAAATTATACTTGCAAATTAAATAGATATGGATTGGTTTATGTTTTTTGGACTTTTAGCCTCGATTTATTAATAGAATAgttcatatttttataaatttaataaaattttagttGATTAAATGAATGTTTCTTTGAATTATAAATATCCtcgataaataaataatttagtaATTCATCGATTAATTAATACCTCTTTAAATTAATAGAATTTGTATGGTCCCAATGTTATTAGTTTATAGAGGTTTTACTGTACATTGAatgttgtttatttatttaataacaCGATACCGGAGTGCTGACCAATTCTTAGCTAGAAAATACAAACTTTTACTCCCTCAACCTtctatttttagaatattaggGTTTCCGTTACTCTCGTCCTAGGGTTCATGGCAACCGAGGCTGCCCCCCACCTCCAGGGGGGGTCATCCGGTCTCCTCTTCCCCCACGTTTCAGAAAAAATCATTCTCTGCATTGTTTGAGAAGCAATCTCCGTCGGAGTTGGTGAAAGTTCAGGCATCTATGACTACTCATCGAGGGAGGCCGGTAGTGGTTTTCAATGCCGCGGATATATCAGCCATTGCATCTCCTTTTTGCTTTACTCTGGTAGGGAAATTTTCCAAAGGCTAACCTTTAATACTGGATTTGCATAAGTTCTTCTCCACCCTTGAATTGAAAGATTCGGTCTTTGTGGATTTACTAGATTTCAGGCATGTTCTGCTAAGGTTTAATGGTGAAACAGATTTCCTCCGAGTTTGGTCTAGGAATATGTGGTATGTGCAGCCACGGATTTAAGGGGGGGCTGGTGAGGGCTTAAGCCCCCCCCCAAGCCGCcggaaaaccccctatatatagGGGATTCCGGCGGCCAGCCCCTGCGTGACGTTCATGGTGATTTAACGACGGTGGTGCGAAGGTGAAGTTGGAACGGAGCTTCAGACGGCGGTGACGGTGGCTGAGACTATCGTGGTTGGAATTTTGAGGGGATTTTGAGATGAGGAGCAGGAGAACTATGGCTACAGTAATGTAGATTATCACCGATGTTTTCCCCATTCTCTCATCGATTATCAGTAACCAATACTTGAAGCGAAAACAAAAatagtactccctccgtcccgttttgttagtcttggtttttttttcacacaaattaagaaagtgtaattaatttggttggaaacataaatttagattaataatttcctaaaatacccttatgctaatcacgaagagtgccaattaatatcagttacagctaatgggttagtattggaaaagttcaatgtattcaatgtagtgggttagtatttaataacaatgtattaataacaagatatttaataagggtattttagacaatttgaaagattactacatttcttaatgggaaagtggactacaatttgggacagacgaaaaaggaaaacaagactatccaagtgggacggagggagtataaatTATACCAAGAAAATCAGTGAAAAAaaaccacacacacacacgcagtGAGAGGCAGTGAGAATTGGGTGTTTGAGGCTTTGAGGTGGGTTTTGGGAAAGGAATAAAGGGTTACTATTTACTTTTAGAATTTGTACTGCTCATGCAAATTAGGTAAAAGTGGTAAGTGATTGATTGATCGAGGAAGGaatattatattataatttactaacattttactttttttttaaatgtcttATTGGTTCATATATGACTGATGAATAATACTAAAATAATTATCACTTAAATTGATTGTTAAGTTCTATTTTTAGTCAACAATTCATCATGTAAAAATTTTatcatataaatatacatataattcATGTGTTACTATATGCGTATTTTAtttatcaatttctttttttaaaaaagtaaataCAGTTATTCTAAATAGTTGTACGCACAAATTTGCAGCGAATTAATGGTGTAAGAGTATAACTACTAAGAAAAATGGAGTCTGTGACCATAACTGTCATCtacaaagaaaaatttttaatacacttcagcccccccaaaaataaatttctggctCCGTCCCTGGGTATGTGTATGCGTGTCCCATGAGGGTTTTCAAGTGGACATCTAAGTTTCATGTTGATAGGGAATCGTCCCTAGTTCCTGTCTGGTTCAGATTGCCCAAATTGTCGATTCATTTATTTGATAAACAATGCTTATTTCATATTGCTTCCTGTTTGGGTAATCCGCTGTTTGTTGATGCGGCACCCTCCTCCTTTTCTCGTCCGAATGTGGCGCGGGTGTGTGTCAAGGTGGACTTGTTAAAGTCATTTCCGTAGAGAGTTTGGGTGGATATGGGTAATGGTGATGGTTTCTGGCAGTCTCTAATCCCTGAGAGTCTTCCCAAATATTATGGCCATTGTTATTGTCAAGGACATGGCGAACAGTGTCATGTGAAACACCTAGAGTTGCACCTATCCAAGGTGAAGACTTAGCCGACTATGGGTCTGCTTGCAGGAATACTGGATAAGGGGGATTTGCAATCATTCTCTCCACAGGTTAATAATATGGGTTCAGAAGGAGGAGGGCTAGTGGATTCGTCTGGTGTGGCTTCTGGTGCAGTACAGACTTCGGTGATGGGGCAGGCCGAGAGGTTGGCGACAATGCAGCAGGATCTCCGAGGTGGTACAGCTCTCGTGCGAGCAGATTTGAAAGATATGATGGTTCCTACCAACATTGTTATGGCACCTGTTGCTACTGTCTTGATTGCCCAACCACCTTCACAGATTCAACTGCAACAACCTATGATGTTTGTTGCAGCGATGGTGGATGAGGTGATTGGCTTGGCTGCAGATAACATAATTAACACGTTGGCTGAACGGGTTGTCCGGGAGGTGTGTTGATGGAGCCTGATTTTGTCGCGGATGCAGCAGTGGACCGAGCTTGTGCCAACAGTGATCTTGCTGGGGCAAATCTGGTGGAGCAGGTTCGGGTAGAGGTGGAAAATCAACAAAGTGCAATGGTGGCCACTCTCAATCTTTCACCTCGTAAGACTGAGGTGATTAAGGATACAGCTTTGGATGATTTGTGGTGGCGGTTGGATAGGTTGAGGAACCAAGAAGAATGGCATACGGTTACGAATCGTCGTCCAAGGAAGAAAGGTGTTTCTTCTCCCCCAAGTTTTGATGTTTAAGATCATGATTAAGACTATCTTCTGGAATGTTAGAGGAGTGGATAATGCTCTTACCATAGCTCGGTTGAGGAAATTGAAGCATATGCATAAGGTCTCATTATTAGCACTGTGCGAGCCAAAGGTGGGTCGCAAGCGTCTCCATTTTATTCGACAAAAACTAAGTTTTCCTCTTGCAATTTCTAATGATGAGAGTAGGATCTGGGTGCTATATGATCATGAATATAGGTGTGATTTTTTTGCCGTTTCACATCATTTCATGGCATTGAAGGTTACCCATTCTTTCTTACGTTGCTCCTTCATTGCAGTCTTTGTTCATGCGTCGTGTGTTCCTTACGACTGTGAGGTGCTTTGGCAACAGTTAGTAGGGGTGTGCCCACAGGGGGAGTCGGCAGTTTTTTGGGGGATTTTAATGTCATTGCTAGTGTGAATGAGAAAAAAAGGGGGTTGTTCGTTTTGCGTTAGTAAGGTTGAGTCGTTCCTGAATTTTATTGATGGTGCTAGGTTGACAGATTTGGGATTCTCAGGGACTAACTTTACCTGGTGTAATAATCGATTGGGCAGTGCCAAAATTTGGAAGCGTCTAGATAGGGTTCTAGTGAACCAGCAGTGGTTGAATTTAGATATGAATATATCTGTGACTCACTTGAATAGAGTTGCCTCGGATCATTCTCCTTTGTTAATCACATGTTCTCTGGCTTTGGGTGTAACTCCTAAAAGCTTTCGGTTTTTGGATGTTTGGAAGTCACATGCTGCATTTCATAAGGTGGTTAATCAAGCGTGAGAGGTGGAATGTGAGGGTCGGCCTATTAAGGTTCTAGTCATGAAATTAAAGGCAGTGAAGCAAGCATTGCGGAGGTGGAATAAGGAGGTTGTTGGAAATGTTTTTGACCGCATCAGGGAAGATGAAGAGAAGGTCATGACAGTGGAATGCTCCTTGGGGGAGAGGCCAACGGAGGAGGGGCAACATCAATTTATCCAGGCATAGGGTGAACTCAAGGCATCTCTTCTACGGGAGGCCAACTATTGGCGTCAGAAAGCATGTATTCGGTGGCTTAAGGAAAGTGATGCCAATTCTAAGCTTTTCCATGCACAGGTAAAGCAGAGGAGGGCTCGTACTTATATGCATAGAATGAAGGACAGGAACGGGGTTTGGATTGACGAGTCCGCTAAGATTGAAGAAATGACAATTGAGTACTTCGCTGATATTTTACTGCAGTCTGGACAGGTGCAGGTGGATCATTCGTTGTTAGGAGTTATCCCTTCGGTTATATCTGAGCAAGATAACATGGAACTTCAACAGTTTCCCACGGAGGAGGAGGTCAAAATAGTGGTTTTCCAAATGAATGGTGACAGTAATTTGGGCCCGGATGGATTTAAAGGGTCTTTCTTCACTTCATGTTGGGATATAGTAAAGGGTGATGTTTATCGGGCTGTTTGTGATTTTTTTACTGGAGCGGAGCTATCCTAGGGGTATACATCTACGTTGTTGGCCTTGTTCCCTAAGATACCAAGGGCGTCTTCTTTTTCAGAATTTCGGCCAATCAGTTTTTGTAACTTTGTGAATAAAATCATTTCTAAACTATTGGCAATGCATTTAGAAAGGATCTTGTGGAAGATAATATCGCCGCAACAAAGCGATTTTATAAAGGGTAGGCAGATTTCAGATAATATATTGTTGGCGTTGGATATGTGCTCTGCCTTAGGGAAGAAGGTGAGGGAATCTAATGTTGCTCTAAAACTGGACATGGCCAAAGCTTATGATAGGGTTTTCTGGAATTTTCTGATCCAAGTCATGTGAAGGTTTGGTTTTGGGGAGCGATGGATTGACATGGTTTGTAGATTGATTTCGTCTTGTCATTTCTCTGTTCTAATTAATGGGAAACCATGTGGTTTCTTTCAATCGTCTCGGGGATTACGTCAAGGGGACCCCTTATCTCCGGCATTATTTATTATTGCGGTTGAGGTGTTATCTAGGAGTTTGAATGAATTGATGGGCAATCCGAAATTTGATCATTTCTTTGTGGCGTGGGGATGTCCTACACTGACGCATCTTGCATATGCCGATGATATTATCATCTTTTGTAATGGTGGTAAGCGCTCCTTAAGATATGTGATGAAGGTGCTAGATGGCTACCAGGTGGCGTCAGGGCAGATGGTGAACGCTGCTAAAAGTTGTTTCTTGGTGGATAAGAAAGTCTCGTTGCCCTGCCAAAGGGTGATTGCACAAGTCACCGGGTTCCCATTTAAGTGTTTGCCAGTTATCTACTTGGGTTGTCCTTTGTATGGTGGGAGAAAAGTAAAAGCCTTATTTAAGATAGGTCTTCCTTGCGGATGGTTTCTTTAAGCTAAACACGGATGGATGCTCTATGGCTTGAGGAGGTGGGGATGGTAAGGTGAATAGGGATTCTGGTGAGAACTTTATTGTGGCTTTGGCGGATTTCTTTAGCCCTCTAGATTCTTTACAGGCTGAGTCGCGTGCACTTCTTTTAGGGCTCCAATTGGGGCATCGACTAGGGATTTCTCAATTAATTATTGAGTCTGACTACCTGGTCTTGATTAATTGTTTAAGGGGTGGATGGGGGGTTCCAGCTGTAATTCGCCTAGTTGTTCGAGCTATTCGATTGGTTACTCCAAGCTGTCACCAGCTCAGTCATTGTTATCGGGAGGGAAACACGGTGGCTGATTCTCTTGCAGCTTTTGGTGCCACACGTGGCTTCTCATTGTTCACTGCGGTTTCTCAGTTGGCAACTTGTACTAAGGGTCTATTGTCTTTGGATATGCAAAATTTTTGtagttttcattttcatttcggAGGTAAGGTTTACATCTTCCTCTAGGCATTGTATTCCTGCTTACTATTAATAAAATgaccttttggaaaaaaaaatgttgtttatttaataatgaatagattttttttttcttttttgagattTCATATGTTTAAGTGAAATTCAGAATTTAAATAGGTCACAGTTGCAGATATTAGATTTAGTGGCATAGTTTGGAATTTAATCAAAATACTGTCTTTATTGCAAATAAGCAAAGCCCTTATACGCCTATCTTAAATTCTTAGTTATCTGTTATCTTCCTTCTCATCTGCATATTCTTTTTCTCCATACATCACTTCtccatcttttattttctttttcaacttatGATCTTCTTTCTTTCTAGTTCGAAAGTTCTAAAATTTTTTCCCACTTTGCTTCCTGTCTCTCCTCTCCTTCACTATCAACATCCACTCAAAAAAGTCAAGTACCAGAAAAATTTCAAAGCGTCTAAAATGGATCTAATACTCCTATTTTGTGGACATAGGTACTTTGTAGTAAACTAGTAAACCAAAGAGTCTGGAGTAACACAGTTCCTAATGCACATCTTAGGCTCTAATTCACCTACTCTATAGTCGATGGTTAAGGAAGACGACAGATTTCTAGACAACTGGTGCTACACAAAATGCAGAAACCATGCTAAACCACCAGTGCTTGATCAGACGAACAAGATTTCGTGAAAACACACAAGCTATCCATGATCCAAAGTTGTATACAATTGACAACAGTGATGCTGATGCAGTCAACAAAGAACTCTGATAATTGAAAATTAAAgattttcatgattttcctcaaatttcaaCTAGGAACCACAA encodes:
- the LOC140005640 gene encoding uncharacterized protein — its product is MKLKAVKQALRRWNKEVVGNVFDRIREDEEKVMTVECSLGERPTEEGQHQFIQVKQRRARTYMHRMKDRNGVWIDESAKIEEMTIEYFADILLQSGQVQVDHSLLGVIPSVISEQDNMELQQFPTEEEVKIVVFQMNGDSNLGPDGFKGSFFTSCWDIVKGDVYRAVCDFFTGAELS